Proteins found in one Phocoena sinus isolate mPhoSin1 chromosome 5, mPhoSin1.pri, whole genome shotgun sequence genomic segment:
- the TMEM150C gene encoding transmembrane protein 150C → MDGKKCSIWMFLPLVFTLFTSAGLWIVYFIAVEDDKIFPLNSDERKPGVKHAPYISIAGDEPPASCVFSQVMNMAAFLALVVAVLRFIQLKPKVFNPWLNISGLVALCLASFGMTLLGNFQLTNDEEIHNVGTSLTFGFGTLTCWIQAALTLKVNIKNEGRKVGIPRVILSASVTLCVVLYFILMAQGIHLYAARVQWGLVMCFLSYFGTFAVEFRHYRYEIVCSEYQETFLSFSESLSEASEYQTDQV, encoded by the exons ATGGATGGGAAGAAATGCAGCATATGGATGTTTTTACCCCTTGTATTTACCTTGTTTACTTCAGCTGGATTGTGGATAGT aTACTTTATAGCTGTGGAGGATGACAAAATTTTCCCATTAAACTCAGATGAAAG GAAACCTGGTGTGAAGCATGCACCGTATATAAG tattGCAGGTGATGAACCTCCTGCAAGCTGTGTGTTTAGTCAAGTTATGAACATGGCAGCATTCCTAG CTCTGGTGGTAGCTGTTCTGCGCTTCATACAACTGAAACCAAAGGTTTTTAATCCATGGCTGAATATTAGTGGATTGGTGGCGCTCTGTCTGGCTTCCTTTGGAATGACCTTACTTGGTAATTTTCAG CTCACAAATGATGAAGAAATCCATAATGTCGGAACTTCCTTGACTTTTGGATTTGGCACGTTGACCTGCTGGATCCAGGCTGCATTGACACTCAAAGTAAACATCAAGAATGAAGGACGGAAAGTTGGAATTCCACGAGTTATTCTCTCAGCATCTGTCACTCTCTGCGTGGTCCTCT ACTTCATCCTCATGGCCCAAGGCATCCACCTGTACGCAGCCAGGGTCCAGTGGGGCCTGGTCATGTGCTTCCTGTCTTACTTTGGCACCTTTGCTGTGGAGTTCCGGCATTATCGTTATGAGATTGTATGTTCCGAATACCAGGAGACTTTCCTAAGCTTCTCAGAAAGCCTGTCTGAAGCTTCTGAATATCAAACCGACCAGGTGTAA